A stretch of the Rhinoderma darwinii isolate aRhiDar2 chromosome 3, aRhiDar2.hap1, whole genome shotgun sequence genome encodes the following:
- the PIN1 gene encoding peptidyl-prolyl cis-trans isomerase NIMA-interacting 1: MADEEKLPPGWEKRMSRSSGRVYYFNHMTNASQWERPSGSGKNGQGEPTKVRCSHLLVKHNQSRRPSSWRQERITRTKDEALELINGYIQKIKSGEEDFEALASQFSDCSSAKAGGDLGNFGKGDMQKPFEDASFALRPGEMSGPVFTDSGIHIILRTE, from the exons ATGGCGGATGAAGAGAAGCTGCCGCCCGGTTGGGAGAAGCGTATGAGCCGCAGCTCTG GACGTGTGTATTATTTCAACCACATGACTAATGCCAGCCAGTGGGAGCGGCCCTCAGGAAGCGGGAAAAATGGGCAAGGTGAACCGACAAAGGTACGATGTTCTCACCTGCTGGTGAAACATAACCAGTCCAGACGTCCTTCATCGTGGAGGCAGGAAAGAATCACACGCACCAAAGACGAAGCTCTGGAGCTCATAAATG ggtatatacagaaaataaaatCTGGAGAGGAGGACTTTGAAGCTCTAGCCTCACAGTTTAGTGACTGCAGTTCTGCTAAGGCCGGAGGTGACTTGGGAAATTTTGGGAAAG GTGACATGCAGAAACCCTTTGAAGATGCTTCTTTTGCTCTGCGGCCTGGAGAGATGAGCGGCCCCGTTTTCACGGATTCTGGCATCCACATTATACTTCGCACTGAGTGA